One Plectropomus leopardus isolate mb unplaced genomic scaffold, YSFRI_Pleo_2.0 unplaced_scaffold20014, whole genome shotgun sequence DNA segment encodes these proteins:
- the LOC121965440 gene encoding receptor tyrosine-protein kinase erbB-2-like: MAGVASPYVCRLLGICLTSTVQLVTQLMPYGCLLDYVRENKDRIGSQYLLNWCVQIAKGMNYLEEVRLVHRDLAARNVLVKNPNHVKITDFGLARLLDIDETEYHADGGK; encoded by the exons ATGGCAGGAGTGGCCAGCCCCTACGTGTGCCGTCTGCTGGGGATTTGTCTGACCTCCACGGTGCAGCTTGTAACTCAGCTGATGCCGTACGGCTGTCTCCTAGACTACGTCAGGGAGAACAAGGACCGCATTGGCTCCCAGTACCTCCTCAACTGGTGTGTCCAGATCGCCAAG GGGATGAATTATCTGGAGGAGGTCCGGCTGGTCCACAGAGATTTGGCTGCCCGCAATGTTCTGGTCAAGAACCCGAACCATGTGAAGATCACTGACTTTGGTCTGGCTCGTCTGCTCGATATAGACGAGACTGAATATCATGCTGATGGAGGGAAG